One Bacteroidota bacterium genomic window carries:
- a CDS encoding TonB-dependent receptor plug domain-containing protein — protein sequence MKNPILFLLIMLLALKLQAQHTDIDNMTKEDVLQMSYNELLALPFEDLLKLAQIVGVSLEELTDMLLNKELVSASKKLESSFISPLSSSVISYDEIKASGARSVEEALRLAPGLIVREKTNGNYDMHIRGTDNLPSEHMLIYSENSNTLVMIDNRPVYNYAHGGTFYESLPVGIEDIDRIEIVRGASSALYGPNAVSGVVNIITKKYMTRKLKVSGNLMVGSQNSLLAALSAGKKISKNWSIGLTGNFETLDRTTDKLYVHKANYGQGAFISKEELEVLPDYAAQAVDTSQYSGDIDKLICPEGDSNYYYRVLDPKDNIDLMYPNPSLSRRRAGSNAYLSFKPSTNLAFDLKGGFQHSEVFSSTMGDTPSAQTGRVSNTAYTDLNAKVYGLGAQINYLAGWQDIVREDTGFKVDVQHVNANAEYDFNIGKLNIRPGITFQSALYNDLPYLSYNGQGFLNGPKEFTTLAYSLRLDYLALEKLRFIGALRVEKYNTHERPYPSFQLITTYRFNETHLIRVVASGANRSPFMVDSYSDFLWEREARPAPNNILYKGQKDIDLLRMNSFELGYRLKPSENVLIDLEAYYNLTSDFGALYPDSVNLLTDGMSASWVRMHYTSIDMKARQFGVSADIKWVVNENVYFKIFGTLQTSYLTDYIPFSLDETITLMLEDASSDSTKNYSTSFPERRESGQHTATPAFYGGMMVNVRFLNDFTVNVNAYSYTQQTFASKYSSVDINAALIVNTRLSYEIKNRAEVFINVRNMLSQSLQFAYMEKPEPAYYAGINFQF from the coding sequence ATGAAAAATCCGATTCTATTTTTACTAATCATGTTGTTGGCGCTCAAGCTGCAGGCGCAGCACACCGACATTGACAACATGACCAAAGAAGATGTGTTGCAAATGAGTTACAATGAGCTGCTTGCCCTGCCCTTTGAAGATTTGCTCAAACTAGCCCAGATTGTAGGGGTATCGCTCGAAGAATTAACTGATATGCTACTCAATAAAGAACTGGTTTCTGCCTCGAAGAAGTTGGAGAGCAGTTTTATCTCGCCCTTATCGAGTTCTGTTATTTCGTACGACGAAATTAAAGCATCGGGAGCCAGGTCGGTCGAAGAAGCCCTGCGGCTTGCTCCGGGTTTGATTGTGCGCGAAAAAACCAATGGTAATTACGATATGCACATTCGGGGAACAGATAATCTGCCCTCGGAACACATGCTTATCTATTCCGAAAATTCCAATACACTTGTAATGATAGACAACAGGCCTGTTTATAACTATGCTCATGGGGGTACTTTTTACGAATCACTACCAGTGGGAATTGAAGACATAGACCGGATAGAAATTGTGAGAGGGGCTTCCAGTGCACTGTATGGGCCCAATGCCGTGTCGGGAGTAGTGAACATTATTACAAAAAAATACATGACCCGTAAACTTAAAGTGAGCGGTAATCTTATGGTAGGTTCTCAGAACAGCCTGCTGGCAGCCCTTTCGGCAGGCAAAAAGATTTCTAAAAATTGGAGTATTGGGCTTACAGGAAATTTTGAAACCCTCGACCGCACAACCGATAAACTTTATGTACACAAAGCAAATTATGGTCAGGGTGCTTTTATATCGAAAGAAGAATTAGAGGTTTTACCGGATTATGCTGCCCAGGCAGTAGATACAAGTCAATATTCCGGCGATATCGATAAACTCATCTGTCCCGAAGGCGATAGCAATTATTATTATAGGGTACTCGACCCAAAAGACAATATTGACCTGATGTATCCAAATCCTTCGCTTTCGCGCAGAAGAGCGGGAAGCAACGCCTATCTGTCATTTAAACCTTCCACAAATCTGGCATTCGACCTTAAAGGGGGCTTTCAGCATTCTGAGGTTTTTAGTTCTACAATGGGCGATACCCCATCGGCACAAACAGGTCGGGTATCGAATACGGCTTATACCGATCTGAATGCCAAAGTATATGGCCTTGGTGCTCAAATTAACTATCTTGCTGGTTGGCAAGACATTGTTCGAGAGGATACAGGATTCAAAGTAGATGTGCAGCATGTAAACGCCAATGCAGAATACGATTTCAACATAGGCAAACTGAATATCAGGCCGGGAATAACCTTTCAGTCGGCCCTCTACAACGATTTACCGTATTTAAGCTACAATGGTCAGGGTTTTTTAAATGGACCCAAGGAGTTTACTACCCTGGCTTACAGTCTGCGGCTCGATTACCTGGCTTTGGAAAAGCTAAGGTTTATAGGTGCCTTACGAGTAGAGAAATACAACACCCATGAGCGACCATATCCTTCGTTTCAGTTAATAACTACTTATCGTTTCAACGAAACACATTTGATTCGGGTTGTAGCATCGGGGGCAAACAGAAGTCCCTTTATGGTCGATTCTTATTCAGATTTTCTATGGGAGCGTGAGGCCAGGCCGGCACCAAACAACATTTTATACAAAGGTCAGAAAGACATTGATTTATTGCGTATGAATAGCTTTGAATTGGGTTATCGATTGAAACCTTCGGAAAATGTTTTAATCGATTTAGAGGCATATTATAACCTAACAAGCGATTTTGGTGCCTTGTACCCCGATTCGGTAAACCTGCTTACCGATGGCATGTCTGCTAGCTGGGTGCGCATGCATTATACCAGCATCGACATGAAAGCCAGACAATTTGGAGTTTCGGCTGATATTAAGTGGGTTGTAAACGAAAACGTTTATTTTAAGATTTTTGGAACCCTCCAGACCAGCTATCTGACGGATTATATACCCTTTTCTCTCGATGAGACCATTACACTTATGTTGGAAGATGCCAGTTCAGATTCAACAAAAAACTATTCTACAAGTTTTCCGGAACGGCGAGAGAGTGGCCAGCATACAGCTACCCCTGCATTTTATGGAGGTATGATGGTGAATGTTCGATTTTTAAATGATTTTACTGTCAATGTCAATGCATATTCCTATACGCAACAGACATTTGCAAGCAAATACAGTTCGGTTGACATAAACGCTGCGTTGATAGTGAATACGCGCTTATCATACGAAATTAAAAACCGGGCAGAAGTGTTTATCAATGTTCGCAATATGTTAAGCCAATCACTCCAGTTTGCTTACATGGAAAAACCAGAACCTGCCTATTATGCGGGTATTAATTTTCAATTCTAG
- the cysQ gene encoding 3'(2'),5'-bisphosphate nucleotidase CysQ, whose amino-acid sequence MALHKQWLGLVKKAAIEAGKATLEYFGKQAGHSFKADQSPLTLADLESNRIIESYLQTTQIPIISEESPLPDFQQRRNWAQVWLVDPLDGTREFIQNRGEYTVNIALVEHGAPVMGVVYVPVHDVLYYSVKGSGAFKIEKASALVLEEAFQLAISLPCTKIVNKTIVVASKSHLSSETSDFIRNLSVKPEEIEIQQYGSSLKLCKLAEGVAHIYPRMGNTMEWDIAAGHAILEEAGCRLATYPGYGKMHYNKESLLNTWFVAFNPSIEDFLPG is encoded by the coding sequence ATGGCATTGCACAAACAATGGTTAGGGCTAGTTAAGAAAGCCGCAATTGAAGCTGGAAAGGCTACGCTTGAGTATTTTGGAAAACAGGCAGGTCATAGCTTTAAGGCCGATCAGTCTCCGCTCACACTTGCCGATTTAGAATCGAACCGGATTATTGAAAGCTACCTTCAAACCACTCAAATTCCTATTATAAGTGAAGAAAGCCCGTTACCCGATTTTCAGCAAAGAAGAAACTGGGCTCAGGTATGGCTTGTAGATCCGCTTGATGGTACGCGTGAATTTATTCAAAACAGAGGGGAGTATACAGTAAACATTGCACTGGTGGAGCATGGCGCTCCGGTGATGGGGGTAGTGTATGTTCCTGTGCATGATGTTTTGTATTATTCAGTGAAAGGGAGCGGTGCCTTTAAAATAGAGAAGGCATCAGCCCTTGTCTTGGAAGAAGCTTTTCAATTAGCAATTAGTTTGCCTTGTACAAAAATCGTGAATAAAACCATAGTGGTTGCCAGTAAAAGTCACCTAAGCAGCGAAACATCAGATTTTATTCGAAATCTCTCGGTGAAACCCGAGGAGATAGAAATTCAGCAATATGGAAGCTCATTAAAGCTTTGTAAGCTGGCCGAAGGTGTGGCTCATATTTATCCGCGTATGGGTAACACCATGGAATGGGATATTGCCGCCGGACATGCAATTCTTGAAGAGGCTGGTTGCAGGTTGGCAACCTATCCGGGTTATGGAAAAATGCACTACAATAAGGAGAGTTTACTAAATACCTGGTTTGTTGCTTTTAACCCCTCGATAGAAGATTTTTTACCCGGATAG
- a CDS encoding rubredoxin: MKKYQCIVCGLVYDPVEGDPDSGIKPGTAFEDIPDDWECPVCGVSKADFEPLDE, encoded by the coding sequence ATGAAAAAATATCAATGCATTGTTTGCGGTCTTGTTTATGATCCGGTTGAAGGAGACCCAGACTCGGGTATAAAGCCCGGTACGGCATTCGAAGATATACCAGATGATTGGGAATGCCCTGTGTGCGGGGTATCGAAAGCTGATTTTGAGCCACTCGACGAGTAA
- a CDS encoding DUF4956 domain-containing protein: protein MVNFIAEASSIFDTQLFGIKLIEKVEFTELVVRFLFNLLIVTIAVRFLYYPSTKRKDYLFTYILISTVIFLLCILLDNVKLQIGFALGLFAIFGIIRYRTNPIPIKEMTYLFLVIGISVINALANKKVSYAELLFTNFSVLIIALILEKVNLVKHESSKIVEYEKIELIKKDRREELIADLEERTGIKINRIEIGRINFLRDTVRIRIHYYEENNASVFNVDDYGQGDLAD, encoded by the coding sequence ATGGTAAATTTTATAGCCGAAGCATCTAGTATATTCGACACCCAATTGTTTGGAATCAAACTAATCGAGAAAGTAGAATTTACAGAACTTGTTGTTCGTTTTCTCTTTAATTTACTCATTGTTACAATTGCAGTAAGGTTTCTGTATTACCCCAGTACCAAGCGCAAAGATTATCTCTTTACCTACATACTTATCAGTACAGTCATCTTTTTATTGTGCATCCTGCTCGATAATGTAAAACTTCAGATTGGTTTTGCCCTGGGGCTATTTGCTATTTTTGGCATTATCCGTTACCGAACCAATCCAATACCGATTAAAGAAATGACCTACCTGTTTTTGGTCATTGGCATATCGGTAATCAATGCCCTGGCCAACAAAAAAGTAAGTTATGCCGAATTGCTGTTCACCAATTTCAGTGTATTGATCATTGCCCTGATATTGGAAAAAGTAAACCTGGTAAAACACGAATCGTCGAAAATCGTGGAATACGAAAAAATTGAGCTAATTAAAAAAGACAGAAGAGAAGAACTGATTGCTGACCTTGAAGAAAGAACAGGCATTAAAATTAACCGCATCGAAATTGGTCGTATCAACTTTCTGCGCGATACAGTGCGCATTCGCATACATTATTACGAAGAAAACAATGCCTCTGTCTTTAATGTCGACGACTATGGCCAGGGCGACCTTGCCGATTAA
- a CDS encoding carboxypeptidase-like regulatory domain-containing protein: MKKLFILSLAVMFSLSLMAGEEVEGSAEGKTTLNGVVVDAENGEALAGVAITANGETRFTDFDGRFTFENVSLGSAIKLEATYVSYNTEVVEIETVNKQVEIALLSK, encoded by the coding sequence ATGAAAAAATTATTTATTTTAAGTCTGGCAGTAATGTTCAGTCTTTCTTTAATGGCAGGTGAGGAAGTAGAAGGTAGTGCAGAAGGAAAAACCACACTTAACGGAGTGGTTGTCGATGCTGAGAATGGTGAAGCCCTGGCAGGCGTTGCTATCACTGCAAACGGCGAAACCCGCTTTACCGATTTTGATGGAAGGTTTACTTTCGAGAATGTCTCATTGGGTAGTGCAATTAAATTGGAAGCAACTTATGTGAGCTACAATACAGAAGTTGTAGAAATTGAAACAGTAAACAAGCAAGTTGAAATTGCACTTTTAAGCAAATAA
- a CDS encoding YfiR family protein, with the protein MKGFWLALFLLYFFGASLQGQDDKFKALFMYNFTKYLEWPAEKQSGNFIIGIYGNSNVMGELAIIAQKRKIGDQTMELRKIYTVQEARNCHILFIPNNRSAQLNEILKEISRAGVVVITESPGMAEKGSGLNYIKTNGNLNFEISKKHLEQQEVKVNPALLTLGVLVD; encoded by the coding sequence ATGAAGGGTTTTTGGCTTGCTCTTTTTCTGCTTTATTTTTTTGGCGCTTCCTTACAGGGCCAGGATGATAAATTCAAAGCCCTTTTCATGTACAACTTTACCAAATACCTCGAGTGGCCTGCAGAAAAGCAAAGCGGCAATTTTATCATTGGCATTTATGGCAATTCCAATGTGATGGGCGAACTGGCTATTATTGCCCAAAAGCGCAAAATAGGCGATCAGACCATGGAGCTTCGAAAAATCTATACTGTTCAGGAAGCACGCAATTGCCATATCCTTTTTATACCGAACAACCGAAGTGCCCAATTGAATGAAATTCTGAAAGAAATTAGCAGGGCAGGGGTTGTAGTAATTACCGAATCGCCGGGGATGGCAGAAAAAGGTTCGGGCCTGAATTACATTAAAACTAACGGAAACCTAAATTTCGAAATAAGCAAAAAACACCTTGAACAGCAAGAAGTTAAAGTGAATCCTGCCTTGCTAACCCTGGGAGTTTTAGTTGATTAA
- a CDS encoding aminoacyl-histidine dipeptidase encodes MSQLTSLQPTLLWKYFDAILKIPRPSKKEEKIIAYLENFALENNLDYKKDAIGNMLIKKAATKGKERVKTVVLQSHVDMVCEKNSNVRHNFDTDPIKPLIEGDWVKASGTTLGADNGIGVATSLAVLANKSLVHGPIECLFTVDEETGLTGAHKLEKDFFSGKILINLDSEDEGEIFIGCAGGIDTLISFPLKYTKPPKKWSTYQVSIRGLKGGHSGDDINKGLANANKLLTRLLWTARKDFGLLLSDFQGGNLRNAIPREANALVTLDALNAKSFEKYVARFEKMVRNEFSYTEPDLSVKLEAHKPLKKVLKNKVSSQLLNALYACPNGVMAMSQTVPGLVETSTNLASVHFKEPDIAEIVTSQRSSVESAKLDTMNRVISTFSLTEATIRHSDSYPGWTPNPNSDVLRLAQNVYQTLFSEQAKVKAIHAGLECGLFLEKYPDLDMISIGPTMRGVHSPDERLHIASVEKFWAFFLKILEEIPEE; translated from the coding sequence ATGAGCCAGCTTACCTCTTTACAACCCACTTTATTGTGGAAATATTTCGATGCCATCCTTAAAATCCCCCGTCCTTCGAAGAAAGAAGAAAAGATTATTGCGTACCTTGAAAATTTTGCACTCGAAAACAACCTCGATTACAAAAAGGATGCAATCGGCAATATGCTGATAAAAAAAGCTGCCACCAAAGGGAAAGAACGGGTAAAAACGGTTGTGCTTCAAAGCCATGTTGACATGGTATGCGAAAAAAACAGCAACGTCAGGCACAACTTCGATACCGATCCAATTAAGCCGCTTATCGAAGGCGATTGGGTAAAAGCCAGTGGCACAACCCTGGGAGCTGACAATGGCATTGGGGTAGCCACTTCATTAGCCGTACTTGCCAATAAATCGCTTGTGCATGGTCCTATTGAATGCCTCTTTACAGTTGATGAAGAAACAGGGCTCACCGGTGCACATAAGTTGGAAAAAGACTTCTTTTCGGGCAAAATACTCATCAACCTCGATTCGGAAGATGAAGGCGAAATTTTTATTGGCTGTGCCGGGGGTATTGATACTTTAATTTCCTTTCCACTGAAATATACTAAGCCTCCAAAGAAATGGTCGACTTATCAAGTAAGTATTCGTGGGCTTAAGGGTGGGCATTCTGGCGATGACATTAACAAAGGGCTGGCTAATGCTAACAAATTACTTACACGCCTGCTGTGGACAGCCAGAAAAGATTTCGGGCTGCTTCTCTCCGATTTTCAGGGCGGAAACCTTCGTAACGCTATTCCGCGCGAAGCCAATGCTCTGGTTACATTGGACGCATTAAATGCTAAAAGCTTTGAAAAATATGTTGCCCGCTTCGAAAAAATGGTAAGAAATGAATTTTCGTATACTGAACCTGATTTATCAGTAAAACTGGAAGCACACAAACCACTTAAGAAAGTGTTGAAAAATAAGGTTTCTTCTCAATTGCTCAATGCCCTATACGCCTGCCCTAACGGAGTTATGGCCATGAGTCAGACCGTTCCAGGACTGGTTGAAACCTCCACCAACCTTGCTTCGGTACATTTTAAGGAGCCTGATATTGCTGAAATTGTCACCAGCCAACGAAGCTCTGTCGAATCGGCTAAACTGGATACCATGAACCGTGTAATCAGTACTTTTTCCTTAACAGAGGCCACTATTCGTCATTCCGACAGCTATCCGGGATGGACTCCTAATCCAAACTCTGATGTGCTTAGGTTGGCCCAAAATGTGTATCAAACTCTATTCTCCGAGCAAGCCAAAGTAAAAGCTATTCATGCAGGGCTGGAATGCGGATTGTTCCTCGAAAAATATCCCGATCTTGATATGATTTCCATTGGTCCTACCATGCGTGGCGTGCACTCACCCGACGAACGCCTTCATATTGCATCGGTAGAAAAATTCTGGGCATTCTTTTTAAAGATTTTAGAAGAAATTCCCGAAGAATGA
- a CDS encoding polyphosphate polymerase domain-containing protein yields the protein MPLASLANSFNPISLEEMDRVKLMNRTDTKYVLNEEILMEILCAVKDDYYILQMENSRIFPYESLYYDTVKNEMYHAHHNGKPNRHKIRFRKYLQSNHTFLEIKQKVKGSRTIKKRILVENLEISLLENSKSFIMKHTPFDAELLESKLYTRFNRMTLTDKMHTERVTIDTHIDFYFQNHDTFQLNNCVVIEIKRDENSLHSAIGSYLNQKGIHPNGMSKYCLGRALIESNLKKNNFKRKIITLKNIEHGKFYSRSI from the coding sequence ATGCCTCTCGCTAGTCTTGCAAATAGTTTTAACCCTATCAGTCTGGAAGAAATGGACCGGGTAAAACTTATGAACCGCACCGACACAAAATATGTTTTGAACGAAGAAATACTCATGGAAATTCTTTGCGCCGTAAAAGACGATTATTACATTCTGCAGATGGAAAACAGCCGAATATTTCCATATGAATCGCTTTATTACGATACGGTGAAGAACGAAATGTACCATGCCCACCACAATGGAAAACCTAACCGGCATAAAATCCGCTTCAGAAAATACCTTCAGAGCAACCACACCTTCTTAGAAATCAAGCAAAAGGTAAAAGGTTCGCGCACTATCAAGAAACGCATTCTTGTGGAAAACCTCGAAATTTCGCTACTCGAAAACTCGAAATCCTTTATTATGAAGCATACTCCCTTCGATGCTGAGCTACTCGAATCGAAGCTTTACACCCGCTTCAACCGAATGACCTTGACAGATAAAATGCATACCGAAAGAGTAACCATCGATACCCACATCGATTTTTACTTCCAAAATCACGATACCTTCCAGCTGAACAATTGTGTGGTGATTGAAATTAAACGCGACGAAAACTCCCTGCATTCAGCCATCGGCAGCTATTTAAACCAAAAAGGAATACACCCGAATGGCATGAGCAAATATTGCCTCGGCAGGGCGCTGATCGAAAGTAACCTGAAGAAAAATAACTTTAAACGAAAAATAATTACATTAAAAAATATTGAGCATGGTAAATTTTATAGCCGAAGCATCTAG